The Coregonus clupeaformis isolate EN_2021a chromosome 13, ASM2061545v1, whole genome shotgun sequence genome includes a region encoding these proteins:
- the LOC121579943 gene encoding rho guanine nucleotide exchange factor 9-like isoform X1, whose product MMMRMMMLISGGSIVSAEAVWDHVTMADRELAFKAGDVIKVLDASNKDWWWGQIDDEEGWFPASFVRVEPHLPQPQTKQVFYINPIAAPRFQNTTTKLWVNQQESTAVETVEGASPSPSEVQNGHADASPSSSDCLCLGQPAQDRDQMRANIINEIMSTERHYIKHLKDICEGYFRQCKKRRDMFNDDQLRVIFGNIEDIYRFQMGFVRDLEKQYNTEEPHLSEIGPCFLEHQDGFWIYSEYCNNHVDACMELSRLMKDGRYQHFFEACRLVQQMIDIAIDGFLLTPVQKICKYPLQLAELLKYTVQEHSDYRYVAAALAVMRNVTQQINERKRRLENIDKIAQWQASVLDWEGDDILDRSSELVYTGEMSWIYQPYGRSQTRVFFLFDHQMVLCKKDLIRRDILYYKGRIDMDRYNVVDAVDGRDDDFNVSVKNAFKLSNKDSDEIHIFLAKKLEEKLRWLRAFHEERKMVQEDEKIGFEISEYQKRQAAMTVRRMTKQKGHRSVPPGYPPPMDPMNPGQYLVGDSMEQSEFEFPEPERCKSPFWQSFSRLTPFRK is encoded by the exons TTGATCAGTGGAGGATCCATCGTCAGCGCTGAGGCAGTATGGGATCATGTCACCATGGCCGACAGGGAGTTGGCATTTAAGGCGGGGGATGTAATCAAGGTCCTCGATGCATCAAATAAGGACTGGTGGTGGGGACAGATTGACGATGAAGAAGGATGGTTCCCAGCCAGCTTTGTGAGG GTTGAACCCCACCTACCACAACCTCAAACAAAACAGGTTTTCTATATCAACCCTATAGCAGCTCCAAGGTTCCAAAACACAACTACCAAG CTGTGGGTGAACCAACAGGAGAGCACGGCGGTAGAGACAGTTGAAGGggctagccccagccccagtgaGGTCCAGAACGGCCATGCGGACGCCAGCCCCAGCAGCAGTGACTGCCTCTGCCTGGGCCAGCCCGCCCAGGACAGAGACCAGATGAGGGCCAACATAATCAATGAGATCATGAGCACAGAGCGTCACTACATCAAACACCTGAAGGACATATGTGAG GGTTACTTCCGGCAATGTAAAAAAAGAAGAGACATGTTCAACGACGACCAGTTGAGGGTCATATTTGGGAACATTGAAGATATCTACAGGTTTCAAATGGGCTTCGTCAGAGACCTGGAGAAGCAGTACAATACAGAAGAACCTCATCTCAGTGAAATAGGTCCCTGCTTCCTAGAGCAT CAAGATGGCTTTTGGATATATTCGGAGTACTGCAACAACCACGTGGATGCCTGCATGGAGCTCTCTCGGCTGATGAAGGATGGCCGCTATCAGCACTTCTTCGAGGCGTGTCGCCTGGTGCAGCAGATGATTGACATCGCCATTGATGGCTTCCTGCTCACGCCCGTCCAGAAGATCTGCAAGTACCCTCTGCAGCTGGCAGAGCTGCTCAAGTATACTGTCCAGGAGCATAG TGACTACCGTTATGTCGCTGCAGCGCTGGCCGTAATGCGGAATGTCACTCAGCAGATTAACGAGCGGAAGCGTCGCCTGGAAAACATTGACAAGATAGCACAGTGGCAGGCGTCTGTGCTGGACTGGGAG GGGGATGATATTCTAGACAGGAGTTCAGAGTTGGTCTACACTGGGGAGATGTCATGGATCTACCAGCCATATGGGCGGAGTCAGACCAGGGTCTTCTTCCTGTTCGACCATCAAATGGTTCTGTGTAAAAAG GACTTGATACGACGAGACATTCTGTACTACAAGGGCCGCATCGATATGGACAGGTACAATGTAGTTGATGCCGTCGATGGGCGGGATGATGACTTCAACGTGAGTGTGAAGAACGCGTTCAAGCTGAGTAATAAGGACTCAGATGAGATCCACATCTTCCTGGCCAAGAAGCTGGAGGAGAAACTTCGCTGGCTCAGAGCTTTCCATGAGGAACGCAAGATGGTGCAAGAGGATGAAAAAATAG GGTTTGAGATATCAGAGTATCAGAAGCGGCAAGCGGCAATGACAGTGCGAAGAATGACCAAACAGAAAG GCCATAGGTCTGTGCCGCCTGGATACCCCCCTCCTATGGACCCCATGAATCCAGGACAGTACTTGGTAGGAGACAGCATGGAACAATCAGAATTTGAATTCCCTGAACCTGAAAGGTGCAAGTCTCCCTTCTGGCAGAGCTTCAGCAGGTTAACCCCCTTTAGGAAATAG
- the LOC121579943 gene encoding rho guanine nucleotide exchange factor 9-like isoform X2: MALLISGGSIVSAEAVWDHVTMADRELAFKAGDVIKVLDASNKDWWWGQIDDEEGWFPASFVRVEPHLPQPQTKQVFYINPIAAPRFQNTTTKLWVNQQESTAVETVEGASPSPSEVQNGHADASPSSSDCLCLGQPAQDRDQMRANIINEIMSTERHYIKHLKDICEGYFRQCKKRRDMFNDDQLRVIFGNIEDIYRFQMGFVRDLEKQYNTEEPHLSEIGPCFLEHQDGFWIYSEYCNNHVDACMELSRLMKDGRYQHFFEACRLVQQMIDIAIDGFLLTPVQKICKYPLQLAELLKYTVQEHSDYRYVAAALAVMRNVTQQINERKRRLENIDKIAQWQASVLDWEGDDILDRSSELVYTGEMSWIYQPYGRSQTRVFFLFDHQMVLCKKDLIRRDILYYKGRIDMDRYNVVDAVDGRDDDFNVSVKNAFKLSNKDSDEIHIFLAKKLEEKLRWLRAFHEERKMVQEDEKIGFEISEYQKRQAAMTVRRMTKQKGHRSVPPGYPPPMDPMNPGQYLVGDSMEQSEFEFPEPERCKSPFWQSFSRLTPFRK; this comes from the exons TTGATCAGTGGAGGATCCATCGTCAGCGCTGAGGCAGTATGGGATCATGTCACCATGGCCGACAGGGAGTTGGCATTTAAGGCGGGGGATGTAATCAAGGTCCTCGATGCATCAAATAAGGACTGGTGGTGGGGACAGATTGACGATGAAGAAGGATGGTTCCCAGCCAGCTTTGTGAGG GTTGAACCCCACCTACCACAACCTCAAACAAAACAGGTTTTCTATATCAACCCTATAGCAGCTCCAAGGTTCCAAAACACAACTACCAAG CTGTGGGTGAACCAACAGGAGAGCACGGCGGTAGAGACAGTTGAAGGggctagccccagccccagtgaGGTCCAGAACGGCCATGCGGACGCCAGCCCCAGCAGCAGTGACTGCCTCTGCCTGGGCCAGCCCGCCCAGGACAGAGACCAGATGAGGGCCAACATAATCAATGAGATCATGAGCACAGAGCGTCACTACATCAAACACCTGAAGGACATATGTGAG GGTTACTTCCGGCAATGTAAAAAAAGAAGAGACATGTTCAACGACGACCAGTTGAGGGTCATATTTGGGAACATTGAAGATATCTACAGGTTTCAAATGGGCTTCGTCAGAGACCTGGAGAAGCAGTACAATACAGAAGAACCTCATCTCAGTGAAATAGGTCCCTGCTTCCTAGAGCAT CAAGATGGCTTTTGGATATATTCGGAGTACTGCAACAACCACGTGGATGCCTGCATGGAGCTCTCTCGGCTGATGAAGGATGGCCGCTATCAGCACTTCTTCGAGGCGTGTCGCCTGGTGCAGCAGATGATTGACATCGCCATTGATGGCTTCCTGCTCACGCCCGTCCAGAAGATCTGCAAGTACCCTCTGCAGCTGGCAGAGCTGCTCAAGTATACTGTCCAGGAGCATAG TGACTACCGTTATGTCGCTGCAGCGCTGGCCGTAATGCGGAATGTCACTCAGCAGATTAACGAGCGGAAGCGTCGCCTGGAAAACATTGACAAGATAGCACAGTGGCAGGCGTCTGTGCTGGACTGGGAG GGGGATGATATTCTAGACAGGAGTTCAGAGTTGGTCTACACTGGGGAGATGTCATGGATCTACCAGCCATATGGGCGGAGTCAGACCAGGGTCTTCTTCCTGTTCGACCATCAAATGGTTCTGTGTAAAAAG GACTTGATACGACGAGACATTCTGTACTACAAGGGCCGCATCGATATGGACAGGTACAATGTAGTTGATGCCGTCGATGGGCGGGATGATGACTTCAACGTGAGTGTGAAGAACGCGTTCAAGCTGAGTAATAAGGACTCAGATGAGATCCACATCTTCCTGGCCAAGAAGCTGGAGGAGAAACTTCGCTGGCTCAGAGCTTTCCATGAGGAACGCAAGATGGTGCAAGAGGATGAAAAAATAG GGTTTGAGATATCAGAGTATCAGAAGCGGCAAGCGGCAATGACAGTGCGAAGAATGACCAAACAGAAAG GCCATAGGTCTGTGCCGCCTGGATACCCCCCTCCTATGGACCCCATGAATCCAGGACAGTACTTGGTAGGAGACAGCATGGAACAATCAGAATTTGAATTCCCTGAACCTGAAAGGTGCAAGTCTCCCTTCTGGCAGAGCTTCAGCAGGTTAACCCCCTTTAGGAAATAG
- the LOC121579943 gene encoding rho guanine nucleotide exchange factor 9-like isoform X3, with amino-acid sequence MMMRMMMLISGGSIVSAEAVWDHVTMADRELAFKAGDVIKVLDASNKDWWWGQIDDEEGWFPASFVRLWVNQQESTAVETVEGASPSPSEVQNGHADASPSSSDCLCLGQPAQDRDQMRANIINEIMSTERHYIKHLKDICEGYFRQCKKRRDMFNDDQLRVIFGNIEDIYRFQMGFVRDLEKQYNTEEPHLSEIGPCFLEHQDGFWIYSEYCNNHVDACMELSRLMKDGRYQHFFEACRLVQQMIDIAIDGFLLTPVQKICKYPLQLAELLKYTVQEHSDYRYVAAALAVMRNVTQQINERKRRLENIDKIAQWQASVLDWEGDDILDRSSELVYTGEMSWIYQPYGRSQTRVFFLFDHQMVLCKKDLIRRDILYYKGRIDMDRYNVVDAVDGRDDDFNVSVKNAFKLSNKDSDEIHIFLAKKLEEKLRWLRAFHEERKMVQEDEKIGFEISEYQKRQAAMTVRRMTKQKGHRSVPPGYPPPMDPMNPGQYLVGDSMEQSEFEFPEPERCKSPFWQSFSRLTPFRK; translated from the exons TTGATCAGTGGAGGATCCATCGTCAGCGCTGAGGCAGTATGGGATCATGTCACCATGGCCGACAGGGAGTTGGCATTTAAGGCGGGGGATGTAATCAAGGTCCTCGATGCATCAAATAAGGACTGGTGGTGGGGACAGATTGACGATGAAGAAGGATGGTTCCCAGCCAGCTTTGTGAGG CTGTGGGTGAACCAACAGGAGAGCACGGCGGTAGAGACAGTTGAAGGggctagccccagccccagtgaGGTCCAGAACGGCCATGCGGACGCCAGCCCCAGCAGCAGTGACTGCCTCTGCCTGGGCCAGCCCGCCCAGGACAGAGACCAGATGAGGGCCAACATAATCAATGAGATCATGAGCACAGAGCGTCACTACATCAAACACCTGAAGGACATATGTGAG GGTTACTTCCGGCAATGTAAAAAAAGAAGAGACATGTTCAACGACGACCAGTTGAGGGTCATATTTGGGAACATTGAAGATATCTACAGGTTTCAAATGGGCTTCGTCAGAGACCTGGAGAAGCAGTACAATACAGAAGAACCTCATCTCAGTGAAATAGGTCCCTGCTTCCTAGAGCAT CAAGATGGCTTTTGGATATATTCGGAGTACTGCAACAACCACGTGGATGCCTGCATGGAGCTCTCTCGGCTGATGAAGGATGGCCGCTATCAGCACTTCTTCGAGGCGTGTCGCCTGGTGCAGCAGATGATTGACATCGCCATTGATGGCTTCCTGCTCACGCCCGTCCAGAAGATCTGCAAGTACCCTCTGCAGCTGGCAGAGCTGCTCAAGTATACTGTCCAGGAGCATAG TGACTACCGTTATGTCGCTGCAGCGCTGGCCGTAATGCGGAATGTCACTCAGCAGATTAACGAGCGGAAGCGTCGCCTGGAAAACATTGACAAGATAGCACAGTGGCAGGCGTCTGTGCTGGACTGGGAG GGGGATGATATTCTAGACAGGAGTTCAGAGTTGGTCTACACTGGGGAGATGTCATGGATCTACCAGCCATATGGGCGGAGTCAGACCAGGGTCTTCTTCCTGTTCGACCATCAAATGGTTCTGTGTAAAAAG GACTTGATACGACGAGACATTCTGTACTACAAGGGCCGCATCGATATGGACAGGTACAATGTAGTTGATGCCGTCGATGGGCGGGATGATGACTTCAACGTGAGTGTGAAGAACGCGTTCAAGCTGAGTAATAAGGACTCAGATGAGATCCACATCTTCCTGGCCAAGAAGCTGGAGGAGAAACTTCGCTGGCTCAGAGCTTTCCATGAGGAACGCAAGATGGTGCAAGAGGATGAAAAAATAG GGTTTGAGATATCAGAGTATCAGAAGCGGCAAGCGGCAATGACAGTGCGAAGAATGACCAAACAGAAAG GCCATAGGTCTGTGCCGCCTGGATACCCCCCTCCTATGGACCCCATGAATCCAGGACAGTACTTGGTAGGAGACAGCATGGAACAATCAGAATTTGAATTCCCTGAACCTGAAAGGTGCAAGTCTCCCTTCTGGCAGAGCTTCAGCAGGTTAACCCCCTTTAGGAAATAG